The Corvus moneduloides isolate bCorMon1 chromosome 11, bCorMon1.pri, whole genome shotgun sequence genomic sequence GGCCCCGGGCAGTGCCACAAAGCAGCacactggcagggctggggttgCTGCTCAGGGTGCACCTGCTTTGCGGGGGCTACTTGTCCCCATCAGGGCAGTGTCCATGCTCTGCCCATGGGTCTCTTGGGGGATGACCCTGACAGAGGGATGTGGTGTGGGGTGGGATGTCCCTGCAGGGTGCAGCCTGTGCCCAGTGGGGCTGGCCAGTGCCACAGTACGGGCTTCATCCTGCCCTGCTCGGGGCAGAGGGCTGATGGGTGGAGCACCTGATGCCCACCCCTGTCTCCAGGTCCAGACCACGACCATGTGCATCTCGGTGAGCCTCAGCGGCACCGTGGTCCTCGGCTGCCTCTTCACCCCCAAGCTGCACATCATACTCTTCCAGCCGCAGAAGAACGTGGCCAGTCACCGCGTGGGCACCGCTCGGTTCAGtgtggcagcagccagctccagccagtCCCATGGTGAGTAtgctggggctggagatgggctgggggacagcacCCCTTTCCTggtggggggtgtgtgtgggcACACCTGGCATGGTTCCTGCAGAAGAGTGGGGTGTGGGGTACGGCACAGTGGGAAATGGGGGGTATGGAGGATGTGGCGTCCCCAGTCCTCTTCCCTGTCCCTCAGGCTCTTCACTGTCCTCTGTCCCAATGCCTCATCTCCCAggacagcacagctgccagaggggcACTGCTCCTGGGGGCCTGTCATTGCTCTGAGGGGACAGGGCCACTCTCCACCTCAGCCCAGGGGATTCAGCTGCCCCCAGGTGCCTGTCACTACCCCAGGCACTCTCCACTTCAGCCCCAGGGAATATGGCCATCCTGGGCACCCATGGGGACACGGCCATCCTGGGCATTCTCCACCCCAGCTCTCTGAGCACTGCTGCCATGGGATGCTGGggggtgctgctgccagaccCCAACCCAGCCCTGACTGCTGCCTTCCTGTCCAGGCTCAGCCTCGCCGTACGTGCCCACGGTGTGCAATGGCCGCGAGGTGGTGGACTCCACGACGTCATCCTTGTGAAGGATGGGGGGCCAGGCTGTGGTGCTGCCACGTGGCACCCCCACCGCTTCCCCAGGGAGAGCAGTGCCCGCAGCATGGCCCACTGAGGTGCCAGATGCAGCCGGGAGGCtcagtccctgctccagcacgaGCTACACATCCCACATGTTGGGTCATGGTACGTGTCACCCTTCCCTTGCACTGAGCCACGTTACATGTACCCTGTCCTCCACACCCTGCACTGAGCCATGGCACACGTCCCTCTGCATCACCTGCACTGAGCCATTGTGCACCCACACCCCCTGCACTGAGCCACGGTGAATGCCCCCCATCCCTCGCACTGAGCCATAGTGCACATCGCACGGACCTCGCACTGAGCTGCGGCACAAACACCCTCTCCTTGTCCCTTGCACTGAGCCCTGGTGCAGACCCACCACCACCTGCAGCCAGCCCCGGAGCACATCCCCTGCCTgtcacccccagccccggcgCACAACTCGACTCCCTCTCGCCGAGCCACGTTCCACCTCCTGCTTTTTGCTTGCGCCAATCCACGCTGCACCTTCCGCTCCCTCGCTGTGGTGCCACACATGGAGCTGCCCTCACCCCATCGCCCACACCACTTTCCCATCATCTCCTGTGCCAAGCCTTGGACCACGTCACCCTGTCCCTAGTGCTTTGCAGGTTCACATTTCCCTCCTGGTTTCGGCCTCAGGAGAGCCACCGAgcgtggctgggctgggcccaaGCCCCTCATTGCTTCCCTCACTGTGTGTGGCGCTTCTCATCCCTTTGTGGGagacagggcaggagcagaggtggaCAAATGCCCGCTgaccccagcccctgcagagcctggggggGCTGTTGGAGGCTCAGGGCAAGTAACAGGACCAAGGTATTTGAGCCCAACCAAGTTTTTAAGAGTAGACTTTTTCTGTGAACAAGagtgtgatttctttttttttttttttgtaatttatgtaaataaagtggttttggtgtttggtttttttttacaaaatggaTTGTTCCAGAGCTCAGGTACAGCCAAACCTGAGAGAAGGGGACAGACCCTCGCAGAGGGCAAAGCCACTTCAAGACACAGGGGCCAGCAGGATCAGGGGCCATGTGACAATCCCCACTCTCATCCTACCGACCTCAGGGTGGTGGCTGCACCAAGGATGTGGGGCACAGCTCCAGGGCACAGTGACCTGCTCCAGTGGCTCCAGGGACAGGGGGCTAGGAGCTGCCAGGTGATTCAGGGCTAGAAGCTGTTGTGTTCTGCTTCAGGGGGATGATGCAGATGCTGTTTTTGGCTTCTTTGATTCTCCACCACCGCCCGAGCCTGTGGATGAGATGGGGGGTCACCCTCCAACAAGACCCAGAAGAGGGGGAAGCTGCACCCccaggcagcaccagggaggGGGGACAGTACCGGTGTTCCTGCCCAATGCCAGCCACCAGGAAGTCACCAGCTGCTGAGAACTTGAGGCTGTTGACAAAACCCacctggaggggacagggcagagTGAAGGGACAGAGCAGGGTGAGGAACTCCCAcaggcttctcctgctgctcaagAAGGGGAGCCCTTGCTGAGAGaccctccagcccagccccagaaTTCCCAACCTGCCCATCCATCCATACCAAGGGGATGTCTAAGAGGTGCTCCAGCTTCCGAAATCCCTCACCACACTTCCAGAGCTTCAAGCTGCCGCTGTGGGACCCTGGGGCACAGAGAGGAGACTGtcacacagcccagcccagggatgggagcaggacACACTTCCCCCACAAGCTGCCAGAAGTAGGTGCCACACACCTGTTGCCAGGAGGTCACTGTTGCGCAGGGCAGCCACTGCCGAGATCCAGTATGGCTGCTGCAGGCCCTGGGCGTCCTGCTCCCCGTGCGCCTGCCGAGCCAGCGCCAGCGGCTTCTTCTTTGTCAGCCCCCACAGGGCTAAAGACCTGCGGGGAACGTGAGGGAtgagggggctgagggggcaccctgcctgccccaggcacCACCCCGGCGCTGTGCTCACCCATCATCAGCACCAGACACCATGTGCTCCTCGTTGATGAGCTGGATACAGTCAATGGAGCCCCTGTGAAGGGAAGCAACTGCCAGAGTTACAAGTGTGCTTTGGGATCCTGCTTAGGGGACAAGGGCTCACCGGGGCATCAGCATCCCCAGGGTGCTCCTGCCACAcactgctgccccagctggacATGCCTGCCCACAGTCCCCTCTTGCACCCCAGACATACTGGTGCCCAGAAAACACAAGCTGTGATTCCTCAGGGATCTTCCAGAGCCGCACGGTGCCATCCCGTCCCCCCGCTGTCACACAGCATTCCCGGCTCAGGCTGTCCAGCCCTGTGATGACGTCCTGGTGTCCGAACCTGGAGAAGGAGATGACAAAGAACTGTGGCAAGCATGACCCTCTGCCCCCTCAcctcctcacagctgctggCGCACCCCTTGGGTGATTGGGATTCCCCCAGGTCTTACAGGGTCTCCACGTATGCGTTCTCTGCCACATCCCACACCTTGACGCAGCGGTCATGGGAAGCGCTGTACAGCTGGTGTGTGCCCTTTCGGAAGGACAGGCCCTGGGGACAGATGGACAGACATGGCACAGCAGTGAGGGATGCCAAGGAGGACACAGCTGCCTGGCCCCACAGGCATTGTGCCCAGCGCCCCCAACTCACCGAGACAGCGTCACGGTGCCCTGTGAAGATGTGCAGGCGCTTGCAGGTGGCTGCATCCCAGATCATGATCAGCTTGTTCCTGTCTCCCGTAGCCTGGCACACAGCAGGGGACGCCTGAGACCTGCACCTTGGAGACCCATAGCCCACCCCTGCCTCCACTCCCACTCCATGGGTTTTGGGTGTCCTAGGCACCCATTCTTGACCCAGCAAGGGGTAGGGGCTGCTTTAACCTGGTAAGGCACATCTGGGCATGAGACCCTACCCCCAGGACCCCAGGAGAACACTCCCCATGGCCACCTCCCCACCCCCTGTCCTCATACCAGGTACTTGCCATCCGACGAAATGGCCATGCAAAGGACATGGGATGCATGCCCCATGTGCCGCTCCTCTGTGCCTTTCTTCCCCCCTGGCACCATGCACAGCTTCTTCCCACTGTCCACCTCCCCTGCAGGAAAGGCATTGCAGTCACCCTCTGGGAGCCTCCCACCACACCCAAAAGTGCCAATGAGCCTCCCACAGAGCCTGGAATTATGCACAATCCAAGAATAGCCAAGGGCCAAGCCACCTCAGTGGACACCTGAGTCCCTGCagggtttgggctggggaaCAGCCAGTCAGAGCCCCAGGTAAACACTTGCATTTGATTAGAGAGCCGTCcttggaagcagaaaaaatgaatttgtcATCAGGAGAGATGACCAGGCAGGTAACAGGCAGCTGGTGTCCCCGCAGCACACGGATCCTGGCTGGATCTGGAGGCCGTacctgcagcaacagcaggatGTGAGCTGGGCTGCCCAGGACCCTTTCCCAGGCACGGGAGtaccccagcacagcaccctgcCTCCTCCAGGGTGCCGGCAGCAGGGTGAAGGGCCGCGGGGTGCTGGCCATGCCTTAGCGTCCCCAAAGCCGGCACTTGCAGTCCggcacccccagcactgggcactTACATCTTTGGCGACCTGGCGCTGCAGCCGGCCTTTCTGCTCCAACTGGGGAAGAAGCGGGAGGCTCAGCAGAGGTGGCCTCAGCCCCGGTCCCGCGGGAAGGGGACAGCCCGCTGCCGTCACCGGGACCGAGGGGCCGCACCCGCCCCCCCGCTCACCACGTCCTCCTTCAGCCGGTCGCCGATGAGATCCGCCGGCTCGagttcctcttcctcctccgCCCGCTCCTCCTCTGCGGCGGGACAGTGCATCAGGGTCGGGCTCagcgcccggggccgccccgccggggcACCGGCGCCGGGCGGGACTCACCGAGCTGGCGGAGCTCCTCCAGGTACTGCTTGGCCAAGCGCAGCTTCTTCTCCTGCGGCGTCTCGTCCAcctcctcctccgccgccgCTGCTtctcgccgccgccgccccaaCAACGGGCTGCAGGGACACGTGTGCGTGAGCATCGGTCCTTCCACACATCGGTACCGGCATCCCGCAGGTACCGGCACCCCCTCCGGTCAGACACCTCGCTCCGATACAGGCATCTCCCGGTATCGGCACCCCGCTCCGATACAGGCATCTCCCGGTATCGGCACCCTGCTCCGATACAGGCATCTCCCGGTATCGCCACCCTGCTCCGATACAGGCATCTCCCGGTATCGGCACCCCGCTCCGGTACAGGCATCTCCCGGTATCGGCACCCCGCTCCGGTACAGGCATCTCCCGGTATCGGCACCCCGCTCCGATACAGGCATCTCCCGGTATCGGCACCCCGCTACGGTACCGGCACTCCCCGAGCGCAGCCTTTACCTCTCTGTCTCAGAATCGCTAGACACTTCCTCGTCGGCGGGCCGACCGGCCGTCGCCCGCCGTCTCCCATCGGCGCCCGGTGCCTGCGGAGCAAAATGAGGCGATAGACGGGACGAGACGGGACGGGCGCAGCGAAAGCGCCACGGCGGCGACCCCGCCAGGGCAGCCCTTCCTCGCCTCCCTCCGAAcccggccgggcccggctcTTACCGCCGACCGCGGACGCCGCCGTGCCGCCGCCCCGCGCGGGGCCTTGGCCCTCcggccgcccgccgccgccgccgccgccatgcTGCCGCCGCACGTGCGCCCCCCCGCCGGCCGCCGGGCTCAGGCCACGCCCCCGACAGCGCCTATTGGCTGTTGGCGGCAGGATCCCGCCTCCTATTGGCCCTGCGGCGCCACCTCCCGGTTCCGGAAGCGCGCCCTGCCCCGCCTCCGCCCGGCGGCCGCGCTGTCACTCGGTGTGACGTCacgctcccgccccgcccctcggCCCGTAGCCCCAGCCCCGGGTGTCGGTCGCTGCCCGCACCTCCGGTCCCGGTGCCCCGGGGCGAGCAGGGGCGTCCCTGCCGCAGGGACCGGCCACTCGTGCGGGGGACCCGCATGCCGGGACCGGTTGTCAGAGGGCAGGGCCCCCAGCGCTGcctcctctgccctccctggccCTTCGGGCCCAGTCTCACAGCGGGCAGCCCCCCGTGGTGACGGGGACAGTGGATGGGTCGCTGCTTCCGAAATTATGATCAAGTCGTTCTGCTCCTCAGGGACCCTTAACCAGCCCCCACTGTCGGGCATGGCCTCTGGTCCCGTCCCATGTCCTTTGTGGAGTCCCAGGGACCCTGTCCTTGACCATGCTGGGTAGTGTCTCTGTCTGGGACAGGTGATGCTCTAAAGAGctaaaatctgcttttgtgCAGAATTTTATTATGCGCAAACAATCTATTTTCTCTTTGGCACAGCGGGAGTCAGGGAAGGACAGTGGGAAAGCCCTGCACTGGTCTCCGTAAGGAAAAAGGCTTAgggagagcctgttccagccaGTGCAAGTGCATGTACCAGCTGGGGAGTGAAGCTGCCCCCAGGCTCAGCACCCCAGAGCATGACGAGAGGAGCCACCCTCTCTGGCTGGAAGCCTGTCAGGGCTACGAAGTTTTGGTCTTGGTGGCCCCAGGCTGTTGTGGAGCTGTCGCTCAGTCTCTGAGGCTGCAGGAACCCATGCCAGGGGCAGTGTGGAAGGAGCTGGGTGAACAACGAACCCACCTCCCCATCCATccgggcagcaggagcagaaaggcAGCTGTGGTCAGGGAGGGGGAAGCTCTGCCTAGGAACTGAGCAAGATAGAGCTCATGGGGACACATCTGAAGGGTCCAAACTGCACTGCCCAAAGGGCTGGCCAGGTTGGGAATCCCACCTTGGCCTCACCCGTGTCCTGGTCATGCAGGTGAAAGAGCAGCGGCAGCAGGCTGTCCGGCACCTCCTTCTTCATCACCTTCTTTGTGGTGCTCTCCGTAGGCATCACGACTTGAAAGAGACGGATGGAGAGCTCCCGCACAGTGTCCCACTGCTTGTAGAGGAGGGGAGGGCATGAAGATGGGACATCCTCAACACAGCCTTggacagccctgctccagaAGGGAGCGGAGCTGCGGCAGTGCAGGTCTGCCCAGCAGGGCTTGGTGTCCCTGGGACTAGAGACCCTGCGGAGGGCTGGGCAGGCCAGGGTAGGGTGTGCCGCCGTCCTGCCACGGCCAAGGCTCGGTGAGTCCTTGCGGGAATTGGGGAGCAGCCCGGAGCGGGGCGGGCAGCTCCGGGGGCGCGGATGGTGCGTCCTCCGGCCGGCAGAgggcgcggcgcggggcggggccgggcggggcggggcgggggaagtgacggcggcggcggggacggGAACGGTACGGGCGGGACCGCGCTGGGGCCGGGGAGTGCGAAGGggagaagggcagggagaggggtcGGTGGTGGGATCAGTGATGGGGTCAGTGATGGGATC encodes the following:
- the RRP9 gene encoding U3 small nucleolar RNA-interacting protein 2 → MAAAAAAGGRRAKAPRGAAARRRPRSAAPGADGRRRATAGRPADEEVSSDSETESPLLGRRRREAAAAEEEVDETPQEKKLRLAKQYLEELRQLEEERAEEEEELEPADLIGDRLKEDVLEQKGRLQRQVAKDVRPPDPARIRVLRGHQLPVTCLVISPDDKFIFSASKDGSLIKWEVDSGKKLCMVPGGKKGTEERHMGHASHVLCMAISSDGKYLATGDRNKLIMIWDAATCKRLHIFTGHRDAVSGLSFRKGTHQLYSASHDRCVKVWDVAENAYVETLFGHQDVITGLDSLSRECCVTAGGRDGTVRLWKIPEESQLVFSGHQGSIDCIQLINEEHMVSGADDGSLALWGLTKKKPLALARQAHGEQDAQGLQQPYWISAVAALRNSDLLATGSHSGSLKLWKCGEGFRKLEHLLDIPLVGFVNSLKFSAAGDFLVAGIGQEHRLGRWWRIKEAKNSICIIPLKQNTTASSPESPGSS